The following proteins come from a genomic window of Paenibacillus sp. CAA11:
- the rplS gene encoding 50S ribosomal protein L19, which yields MNIVQAITQEQLRKDIPSFRPGDTLKVYVKVIEGTRERIQLFEGVVIKRRGGGISETYTVRKISNGVGVERTFPLHSPKIDKIEVARRGKVRRAKLYYLRELRGKAARIKEVRR from the coding sequence ATGAATATCGTCCAAGCGATTACTCAAGAACAACTTCGCAAGGATATCCCGAGCTTTCGTCCTGGTGACACTTTGAAAGTGTACGTAAAGGTTATCGAGGGAACTCGTGAGCGTATCCAGTTGTTTGAAGGTGTTGTAATCAAGCGTCGTGGCGGTGGAATTAGCGAAACTTACACAGTTCGTAAGATTTCTAACGGTGTAGGTGTGGAAAGAACTTTCCCGCTTCATTCCCCGAAAATCGATAAAATCGAAGTGGCTCGCCGTGGTAAAGTGCGTCGTGCGAAGCTCTATTATCTTCGTGAACTTCGCGGTAAAGCAGCGAGAATTAAAGAAGTACGTCGCTAA
- the sucC gene encoding ADP-forming succinate--CoA ligase subunit beta, with the protein MNIHEYQGKAVLKQYGVAVPEGRVAFSVEEAVEAAAALGSSVVVVKAQIHAGGRGKAGGVKVAKSLEEVRTYAQEILGKVLVTHQTGPEGKEVKRLLIEQGCDIKKEYYIGVVVDRATGRVVMMASEEGGTEIEEVAAATPEKIFKEVIDPVLGLQTFQARRLAYAINIPKELVGKTVKFMAALYEAFIDKDCSIAEINPLVVTGDGQVMALDAKLNFDSNALFRHKDILELRDFEEEDAKEIEASKYDLSYIALEGNIGCMVNGAGLAMATMDIIKYYGGEPANFLDVGGGATAEKVTEAFKIILSDGNVKGIFVNIFGGIMRCDVIASGIVEAAKQVGLNRPLVVRLEGTNVELGKSILAGSGLDIVSADSMADGANKIVELVS; encoded by the coding sequence ATGAATATCCATGAATATCAAGGAAAAGCAGTGCTGAAGCAGTATGGTGTTGCCGTGCCGGAAGGACGGGTGGCATTTTCTGTGGAGGAAGCCGTGGAAGCGGCAGCAGCTCTAGGCAGTTCAGTTGTTGTTGTTAAGGCGCAGATTCATGCCGGTGGCAGAGGAAAAGCCGGTGGGGTCAAGGTCGCTAAAAGCCTGGAAGAGGTCCGGACCTATGCTCAGGAAATTTTGGGCAAGGTGCTGGTAACTCATCAGACAGGTCCAGAGGGCAAAGAAGTCAAGCGGCTATTGATTGAACAGGGTTGTGATATTAAGAAAGAGTATTATATAGGAGTAGTTGTCGATCGGGCAACGGGAAGAGTTGTCATGATGGCCTCTGAAGAGGGCGGAACTGAGATTGAAGAGGTGGCTGCTGCAACTCCAGAGAAAATTTTCAAAGAAGTGATTGATCCGGTTCTTGGACTGCAGACTTTTCAAGCCCGCAGATTGGCATATGCTATTAATATCCCGAAGGAGCTGGTGGGCAAGACGGTGAAGTTCATGGCTGCGCTTTACGAGGCTTTTATCGATAAAGACTGCTCTATCGCAGAAATTAATCCGCTGGTGGTTACGGGTGACGGACAAGTAATGGCCTTGGATGCGAAATTGAACTTCGATTCGAATGCCTTGTTTAGACATAAGGATATTCTTGAGCTAAGGGATTTTGAAGAAGAGGATGCCAAGGAGATCGAAGCCTCCAAGTATGATCTAAGCTACATTGCACTCGAGGGCAATATTGGATGTATGGTTAATGGAGCAGGGCTTGCAATGGCAACGATGGACATCATTAAATATTACGGTGGAGAACCGGCGAATTTCCTGGATGTCGGAGGCGGAGCTACGGCCGAGAAGGTGACAGAGGCATTTAAAATCATCTTGTCGGACGGTAATGTCAAAGGGATCTTTGTGAATATTTTTGGCGGTATTATGCGCTGTGATGTGATTGCATCCGGTATTGTTGAGGCCGCTAAGCAGGTAGGTCTGAACCGTCCGCTCGTCGTGCGTCTGGAAGGTACCAACGTGGAGCTTGGAAAGAGCATCCTGGCAGGCTCGGGTCTTGACATCGTATCAGCGGATTCCATGGCTGACGGTGCGAATAAAATCGTAGAGCTTGTCTCTTAA
- a CDS encoding organic hydroperoxide resistance protein translates to MMTIQQKMYKTTVKAVGGRNGYVESSSPSLHLNISTPREMGGAGGEGTNPEQLFAAGYSACFDSALNMVARMQQIKHEGTEVTATVSFGKVEDGGFGIGVKMDVLVKGVDHDTAFKLVEGAHQACPYSQATRGNIQVELNVL, encoded by the coding sequence ATGATGACTATTCAACAAAAAATGTATAAAACAACAGTAAAAGCAGTGGGTGGAAGAAACGGATACGTTGAATCCTCAAGCCCTTCGCTCCACCTTAACATTAGCACCCCCCGTGAAATGGGAGGTGCTGGCGGCGAGGGCACCAATCCTGAGCAGCTGTTCGCAGCCGGTTACTCCGCCTGCTTCGATAGCGCGCTGAACATGGTGGCCCGCATGCAGCAAATTAAGCATGAAGGCACAGAAGTAACAGCAACTGTGAGCTTCGGTAAAGTTGAAGACGGCGGCTTCGGCATTGGTGTGAAAATGGATGTTCTGGTTAAAGGTGTAGACCATGACACCGCTTTTAAACTTGTCGAAGGGGCTCATCAGGCCTGCCCTTATTCCCAGGCCACTCGCGGCAATATTCAAGTAGAACTCAACGTACTCTAA
- a CDS encoding MarR family winged helix-turn-helix transcriptional regulator, with protein MKTNEKEGLLKLENQLCFTIYACSREITKLYQPHLEKLGVTYSQYLVLLVLWERGECTVKELGEALYLDSGTLTPLLKRLQSAGILNRERSPHDERKVLITLTEKGKELREQALSVPEAVFGGVCGSPEEFDLIMRQFKDLLNHVHSRNLAKS; from the coding sequence ATGAAGACGAATGAAAAGGAAGGCTTGCTGAAGCTGGAGAACCAGCTTTGCTTTACTATATACGCATGCTCACGTGAAATAACGAAGCTGTATCAGCCTCATCTGGAAAAGCTAGGGGTAACTTATTCTCAGTATTTGGTGCTCCTTGTTTTGTGGGAACGAGGAGAGTGTACTGTGAAGGAGCTTGGGGAAGCTCTGTATCTTGATTCAGGAACGCTGACCCCGCTCCTTAAGCGGCTTCAATCGGCAGGCATCCTGAACCGCGAGCGTTCACCGCATGATGAACGAAAGGTTCTGATCACCCTAACCGAGAAGGGTAAGGAGCTGCGGGAGCAGGCGCTGAGTGTGCCGGAGGCCGTATTTGGCGGTGTATGCGGATCACCAGAGGAATTTGATCTGATCATGCGGCAATTCAAGGATTTGCTGAACCATGTTCACAGCCGCAACTTGGCCAAGTCCTAG
- the dprA gene encoding DNA-processing protein DprA, with the protein MKKKDIMIGLHESTGIGWKTMSRILSSEEWPHALEFDIEDWKRHGLNARLAERMEKEFTAEWIEQRLARMTANHITPLTPLDQEYSILMKETVRPPWVIYAKGRTELLNSPRSIAMVGTRIPTAYGRKVGQMLAESLGNSGVTIVSGMAKGIDGICHESAVRSPGSTIAVLGTAIDKPYPPEHTSLYHQIAEYGLVISEYPIGTPPHPGLFPQRNRIIAGITKGTIVVEADERSGSLITADAALEANRDVFSVPGPITSPKSKGTLNLIKQGAKLVTGPEDVLDEYGWARAGSNELANMQNGKKLTENEDRIYHMLEQGNRAFDELLALTGWEFGLLHSVLLSLIIKKQAVQLAGSIYKLV; encoded by the coding sequence ATGAAGAAGAAGGATATTATGATCGGTCTCCATGAAAGTACAGGAATTGGATGGAAGACGATGTCACGCATTCTATCAAGTGAGGAGTGGCCTCATGCGCTTGAATTTGACATCGAAGACTGGAAGCGGCATGGTTTAAATGCGAGGCTAGCCGAACGGATGGAGAAGGAGTTTACGGCCGAATGGATTGAACAGCGTCTGGCGCGGATGACAGCAAACCATATTACTCCGCTGACACCACTAGATCAAGAATATTCTATATTAATGAAAGAAACGGTACGGCCACCCTGGGTGATCTATGCAAAAGGGCGGACCGAACTGCTAAATTCGCCGCGCTCCATTGCTATGGTAGGAACTCGGATACCCACTGCTTATGGTCGAAAGGTTGGGCAAATGCTTGCTGAATCTTTGGGGAATTCAGGGGTTACCATCGTAAGCGGAATGGCCAAAGGGATCGACGGGATTTGTCATGAATCGGCTGTCCGAAGTCCGGGATCTACCATCGCAGTCCTTGGCACAGCCATCGATAAGCCTTATCCTCCAGAGCATACGTCCCTTTATCATCAGATAGCTGAGTATGGCCTGGTGATTTCGGAATATCCTATTGGAACACCTCCACATCCTGGCCTCTTTCCCCAGCGTAACCGAATCATTGCCGGGATTACAAAAGGCACCATTGTAGTTGAAGCAGACGAAAGGAGCGGCTCTCTTATAACGGCAGATGCTGCCCTTGAGGCTAATCGGGATGTTTTCTCTGTCCCTGGGCCTATTACTTCACCTAAGAGTAAAGGAACTTTGAATCTGATCAAGCAGGGGGCCAAGCTGGTTACAGGACCAGAGGACGTGTTGGACGAATATGGATGGGCGAGAGCTGGTAGCAACGAACTCGCGAATATGCAGAATGGAAAGAAGTTGACAGAGAATGAAGATCGCATATACCATATGTTGGAGCAGGGGAATCGTGCTTTCGATGAGCTGCTGGCTTTGACAGGTTGGGAATTTGGACTTTTGCATTCAGTTCTGTTATCTTTAATCATAAAAAAGCAGGCTGTTCAGCTAGCCGGTTCAATTTATAAACTAGTGTAG
- a CDS encoding flagellar hook-length control protein FliK: protein MNIGPVVRSLMAGGQASDAKTLELRTGQVVRGVVLSVSDNGLEAVVEVQGVQLKAALETPLEKGQAMMMQVQPPNKDGLTVLKPLLAAPSAVVSEAGIAELLKNMGLEANAQNRELAKLMQSQGMPMTREQAQQLLQTLSGKAPEVPLAQWINAAAIAQQRGLPVTGESLAGLRQAIYGPPVHQLMANLEEQVSQLLTSTLESSGEAKPTAPAAQATPVAVQPPAADSKAGSAAVISGSGGGAPAQQASEALLNKLQNVLGQLRQELARAGGEQGAAASSQPAAAGQGSSAPLSGAVGQRGPTPTAAQPAAAGATSAAPVSGAAAGAAGEAGAAPSPQGQAQPTPATDSWVGRVLKLLGVEHEQQTARALVLGARNAAQPAPSAAEQSTAPAPQQAAGTGDAPARNVVGGQSGGAAEAPPQAAPTAAAAASGQPHRSPAAVPGTADAGRAAVLAAFDPDAAAAKPDSISSAVRDTLKSILLQVMDSPDTPAPLQDAARQMVQQLTGQQLLLNTDRTMPFAQVTMFIPFKGPGGEETATVQIQSRRGRKGELDPNNCRLWFDLKMSSLGQVMVDVQVADRKVLLNLHSEREAVGQFLESRQEEIAEAIQNAGYRLVALKTESIPVESQASAGSESSLSFVPPSYQGVDYRV, encoded by the coding sequence ATGAATATAGGACCTGTGGTGAGAAGCTTGATGGCGGGCGGCCAGGCATCGGATGCCAAGACACTGGAGCTGCGAACAGGACAGGTTGTCCGCGGAGTGGTGCTTAGCGTGTCGGACAACGGGCTTGAAGCGGTAGTCGAAGTGCAGGGGGTTCAGCTAAAAGCTGCATTAGAAACGCCGTTAGAGAAAGGACAAGCAATGATGATGCAGGTTCAGCCTCCCAATAAGGACGGGTTAACTGTACTTAAGCCTCTGCTCGCTGCACCTTCAGCTGTAGTAAGCGAGGCTGGAATTGCAGAGCTATTAAAGAATATGGGCCTTGAGGCAAACGCGCAAAATCGGGAGCTTGCTAAATTGATGCAAAGTCAGGGGATGCCCATGACGCGTGAGCAGGCACAGCAATTGCTCCAGACGCTCTCCGGGAAGGCTCCAGAGGTGCCTCTCGCCCAGTGGATCAATGCAGCTGCGATCGCCCAGCAGCGCGGACTTCCTGTAACAGGAGAAAGTCTTGCAGGCCTTCGTCAGGCCATATATGGGCCGCCTGTTCATCAGCTGATGGCTAATTTGGAAGAACAGGTGAGTCAGCTTCTAACAAGTACGCTTGAGTCATCAGGCGAGGCGAAGCCAACAGCTCCAGCAGCTCAAGCCACCCCAGTGGCTGTGCAACCTCCAGCTGCGGATTCCAAGGCTGGGAGTGCAGCTGTGATTTCTGGAAGCGGAGGCGGCGCACCAGCTCAGCAGGCAAGTGAGGCCTTGCTGAACAAGCTGCAAAATGTGCTGGGGCAGCTCCGTCAGGAGCTTGCACGGGCTGGAGGAGAGCAAGGGGCGGCTGCATCGTCCCAGCCGGCGGCAGCAGGCCAGGGGTCAAGTGCACCGCTGAGCGGCGCCGTAGGGCAGCGAGGGCCGACTCCAACGGCGGCTCAACCCGCCGCTGCCGGAGCCACCTCCGCCGCGCCCGTATCCGGCGCGGCGGCAGGCGCTGCAGGCGAAGCGGGCGCAGCCCCTTCGCCTCAAGGGCAAGCGCAGCCTACCCCCGCCACGGATTCGTGGGTAGGCCGCGTGCTGAAGCTGCTCGGTGTGGAGCACGAGCAGCAGACCGCCCGCGCGCTGGTGCTTGGCGCGCGGAATGCGGCGCAGCCTGCACCTTCGGCTGCGGAACAGAGCACGGCGCCTGCGCCTCAGCAGGCCGCCGGCACGGGTGATGCGCCTGCCCGGAATGTGGTGGGCGGGCAAAGCGGCGGCGCAGCTGAAGCGCCGCCTCAAGCGGCGCCGACTGCAGCGGCGGCGGCCAGCGGGCAGCCGCATCGCAGCCCGGCTGCGGTGCCTGGCACAGCGGATGCAGGGCGCGCCGCTGTTCTTGCGGCATTTGATCCGGATGCCGCGGCAGCTAAGCCGGATTCGATCAGCTCTGCAGTTCGGGATACGCTGAAGAGCATCCTGCTCCAGGTGATGGATTCACCGGATACACCTGCCCCACTGCAGGATGCGGCACGTCAGATGGTACAACAGCTAACGGGACAGCAGCTGCTCTTGAATACGGACCGCACCATGCCATTTGCTCAAGTCACAATGTTTATTCCATTTAAGGGTCCTGGCGGTGAAGAGACAGCGACGGTTCAGATTCAGTCGCGCCGGGGCCGTAAGGGAGAGCTTGACCCAAATAACTGTCGATTGTGGTTTGACCTGAAAATGTCCTCATTAGGCCAAGTTATGGTCGATGTCCAAGTTGCAGATCGCAAAGTGCTGCTGAATCTGCACAGTGAGCGTGAGGCGGTAGGCCAATTCCTGGAGAGCCGACAGGAGGAGATTGCTGAAGCTATTCAGAACGCAGGCTACCGGCTCGTGGCTTTGAAGACGGAAAGCATCCCTGTTGAAAGCCAAGCATCTGCAGGTTCTGAATCCTCGTTATCCTTTGTTCCGCCTTCCTATCAGGGGGTGGACTACCGAGTATGA
- a CDS encoding EscU/YscU/HrcU family type III secretion system export apparatus switch protein, translating into MSESSREPESGLSRKRAVALKYEPSQHEAPVIAAKGRGHLAEQILAKAEEHGIPVQEDPALVEVLSKLDLDQQIPPELYTLVAEILSFIYRSDQAAGKGLLP; encoded by the coding sequence ATGAGCGAATCATCTAGAGAGCCTGAATCAGGTTTGTCCAGAAAAAGGGCGGTAGCTCTCAAATATGAGCCCTCCCAGCATGAGGCTCCTGTCATTGCTGCGAAAGGACGGGGGCATCTGGCTGAACAAATCCTGGCCAAGGCTGAGGAGCATGGGATACCGGTTCAAGAGGATCCCGCATTGGTTGAAGTTTTATCCAAGCTCGACCTGGATCAGCAGATTCCTCCTGAGCTGTATACACTGGTTGCGGAGATTCTAAGCTTTATCTATCGCTCGGACCAGGCCGCAGGGAAGGGGCTGCTGCCATGA
- the lepB gene encoding signal peptidase I, with translation MEQQYEAEQPGKASKKNKNEALEWVKAIVIAVVLVLLIRWLFFAPFIVDGPSMQPNFHTGERIIVNKILYDIRKPKAGEVIVFHVPSEGRDFIKRVIGVPGDTVKVDGDNVIVNGQVIDEPYIKEAVEAKHKNNELYNDMNFPNDQVKEDTVPEGHVFVLGDNRSDSTDSRMIGYVPYSDIVGRADLVFWPMKDIHFIKH, from the coding sequence ATGGAACAGCAATATGAAGCGGAACAACCCGGCAAGGCATCTAAAAAGAACAAAAACGAAGCGTTGGAATGGGTCAAGGCTATTGTCATTGCAGTCGTGCTGGTTCTCTTGATTCGTTGGTTATTCTTCGCGCCCTTCATTGTTGACGGACCGTCTATGCAGCCTAATTTTCACACCGGAGAACGGATTATTGTGAATAAGATCCTGTATGACATTAGAAAGCCTAAGGCCGGTGAGGTTATTGTGTTCCATGTGCCATCGGAAGGAAGGGACTTTATCAAGCGGGTGATCGGAGTTCCCGGGGATACTGTCAAGGTTGATGGAGACAATGTTATTGTTAACGGGCAGGTTATTGATGAACCGTACATTAAAGAAGCGGTAGAAGCCAAACATAAGAATAATGAGCTGTACAATGATATGAATTTCCCTAATGACCAGGTCAAGGAAGATACTGTGCCTGAAGGCCATGTATTTGTACTGGGTGATAATCGTTCAGACAGTACAGACAGCCGCATGATCGGTTATGTTCCCTATAGTGACATTGTAGGCCGAGCGGATCTGGTTTTCTGGCCAATGAAGGATATTCATTTCATTAAACATTAA
- a CDS encoding YifB family Mg chelatase-like AAA ATPase: MYSKMFSACLYGIDGVVVEVEADLSNGLPMTTIIGLPDSAVREAVERVRSAVKNCGYEYPLQRITINLAPADLRKEGSAFDLAIAAGLLMATGQLQLPNTKRLLMIGELSLDGTLRPVPGVLPMVDLAKRQGFEAVLLPADNAEEALLIEGVEVYGLRHLNELGAAPSGMKEGAAGHLGSPLSKLRVKKRHEDLRAPSRNEPIEDYADVLGQQAVKRALTIAAAGMHNLMLIGPPGTGKTMLMKRLPGILPPLSEEEALEVTKIFSAAGKYKEFSGGLMTQRPFRAPHHTISAGGLIGGGAVPKPGEVSLAHKGVLFLDELPEFTRNVLEVLRQPLEDRRVTISRARAAFTFPAHFILAASMNPCHCGFLGSEPPMPRCTCSPARIAQYRDRISGPLLDRIDLQIEVPRPKSWTSHEQPITTEIMRQQVLAAQEVQKQRLSAWGLSWNSELTGQLLRRVVQLTREAELLMTSSFEMLGLSMRAYDRTIKIARTIADLEGQEEVTASHVAEAIQYRQLDRRAQDLVNG, encoded by the coding sequence ATGTACAGCAAAATGTTCAGCGCTTGCTTGTACGGGATTGACGGTGTGGTTGTTGAAGTAGAGGCCGATTTGAGCAATGGTTTGCCTATGACTACCATTATCGGATTGCCGGATTCAGCGGTTCGTGAAGCGGTAGAACGTGTCAGATCAGCAGTGAAAAATTGCGGTTATGAATATCCGCTTCAGCGGATTACAATTAATTTGGCTCCAGCAGATTTACGGAAGGAAGGCTCGGCCTTCGATCTGGCTATAGCGGCAGGGCTGTTGATGGCAACCGGACAGTTACAGCTGCCTAATACGAAGCGGCTGCTTATGATTGGCGAGCTGTCGCTTGATGGCACGCTGCGGCCTGTGCCAGGCGTGCTGCCGATGGTGGATTTAGCTAAGCGGCAAGGCTTTGAAGCGGTCCTGCTACCAGCCGATAATGCAGAGGAAGCACTGTTGATTGAAGGGGTTGAGGTGTATGGTCTCCGCCATCTAAATGAGCTGGGGGCCGCTCCTTCGGGAATGAAGGAAGGAGCAGCGGGGCATTTGGGTTCGCCACTATCAAAGCTCCGGGTGAAGAAAAGGCATGAAGATTTAAGAGCGCCAAGCCGTAATGAGCCGATTGAGGATTATGCAGATGTCCTAGGACAGCAGGCCGTCAAGCGAGCCCTGACTATTGCCGCAGCAGGGATGCATAACTTAATGCTGATTGGCCCTCCAGGGACGGGGAAGACGATGCTGATGAAGCGGCTGCCCGGGATACTGCCTCCGCTATCTGAAGAGGAAGCGCTTGAAGTTACGAAGATCTTCAGTGCGGCCGGGAAATATAAAGAGTTCTCCGGCGGCTTAATGACACAAAGGCCCTTTCGAGCGCCACATCATACCATATCGGCCGGGGGCTTGATAGGAGGAGGGGCTGTTCCTAAGCCCGGAGAGGTTAGCCTTGCTCATAAAGGTGTTCTGTTCCTTGATGAGCTACCAGAGTTTACAAGAAATGTTCTAGAAGTACTGCGGCAGCCTCTGGAGGATCGGAGGGTGACCATCAGCAGGGCCCGGGCTGCATTCACGTTCCCGGCGCATTTTATACTAGCTGCTTCGATGAATCCTTGTCACTGCGGCTTTCTGGGTTCAGAGCCTCCAATGCCTCGCTGTACCTGCAGCCCTGCGCGAATTGCCCAGTATCGGGACCGTATTTCAGGACCGCTTTTGGATCGGATCGATCTGCAGATTGAAGTGCCTCGGCCCAAAAGCTGGACCAGCCATGAACAGCCCATAACTACCGAAATAATGCGTCAGCAAGTACTGGCTGCACAGGAAGTTCAGAAGCAGCGGCTGTCTGCATGGGGTTTGAGCTGGAACAGTGAATTGACAGGTCAACTGCTCCGGCGGGTGGTTCAGCTCACCCGGGAAGCAGAGCTGCTGATGACCTCCTCGTTCGAAATGCTGGGCTTAAGCATGCGTGCATATGACCGAACTATAAAGATTGCCCGGACCATAGCAGATCTGGAAGGTCAAGAGGAAGTCACGGCCTCTCATGTGGCAGAGGCTATTCAGTATAGGCAGCTGGATCGCAGGGCTCAGGATCTGGTGAATGGATGA
- the ylqF gene encoding ribosome biogenesis GTPase YlqF, with translation MTIQWFPGHMTRARRQIQEKLSLIDVVIELVDARLPLSSRNPMIDEILQGKPRMIVMNKADLADPSVTREWIEHFKSEGHTAVAADASSGQGIKEIPLKAKELLKEKIDRQIAKGIKPRPVRALIVGIPNVGKSTLINRLAGRSIAATGDRPGVTKGQQWIKVGTDMELLDTPGILWPKFEDQNVGYRLAVTGAIKEEILNVEDIAFFAVKYLARYYWPNFQERFELQEAPTDYENPDEIVAVMEAIGRKRGCIVSGGRVDLEKASGILLRELRAGKMGRFSMEAPY, from the coding sequence ATGACGATTCAGTGGTTTCCCGGACATATGACCCGGGCTCGTCGGCAGATTCAAGAAAAGTTAAGTCTGATTGACGTGGTGATTGAATTAGTCGATGCACGTCTTCCGCTGTCCAGCAGAAATCCGATGATTGATGAGATTTTGCAAGGCAAACCGCGAATGATTGTAATGAATAAGGCGGATCTAGCTGATCCCTCGGTTACACGGGAATGGATTGAACATTTCAAATCGGAGGGCCACACAGCTGTTGCTGCAGATGCATCCAGCGGGCAGGGCATTAAGGAGATTCCTCTGAAGGCCAAAGAGCTGCTGAAAGAGAAGATTGATCGGCAAATTGCAAAAGGAATCAAGCCCCGACCGGTTCGAGCTTTAATCGTTGGCATTCCGAATGTGGGCAAGTCTACATTAATTAACCGGCTGGCTGGCAGAAGTATTGCAGCAACCGGGGACCGTCCTGGCGTGACGAAGGGACAACAGTGGATTAAGGTTGGCACCGATATGGAGCTGCTAGATACACCAGGGATTCTGTGGCCGAAATTCGAGGATCAGAATGTTGGCTATCGTCTGGCTGTAACTGGTGCAATTAAAGAGGAAATATTGAATGTTGAGGATATTGCCTTTTTTGCAGTGAAGTATTTAGCGCGTTATTATTGGCCAAACTTCCAGGAGCGCTTTGAGCTTCAGGAGGCACCAACAGATTATGAGAATCCGGATGAAATCGTAGCTGTTATGGAGGCAATAGGACGTAAAAGAGGTTGTATCGTCAGCGGAGGCCGAGTGGACTTGGAAAAAGCATCGGGCATTCTTCTCCGTGAATTGCGAGCAGGTAAAATGGGTCGCTTCTCTATGGAGGCACCATATTAA
- a CDS encoding YraN family protein, with protein sequence MSYRQEEKRKDTRKAKGMAAEQAAAAYLQSLGYRIIARNWRCRSGELDIIAEHSETLIIVEVRSRSAASSAFGTPAESITARKIRQVRETAAVYLHQMQGYHLKVRFDVVAVLLDKSNVCCSVEHIQNAF encoded by the coding sequence ATGAGCTACCGCCAGGAAGAGAAGCGAAAGGATACGCGCAAAGCCAAAGGCATGGCGGCTGAACAAGCGGCTGCAGCTTATCTGCAGTCCTTAGGCTATCGTATTATAGCGCGTAATTGGCGCTGTCGTAGCGGTGAGCTGGACATTATTGCAGAGCATTCTGAAACCTTGATTATTGTAGAGGTCCGCAGCCGAAGTGCGGCTTCATCCGCCTTCGGGACGCCTGCAGAATCCATTACAGCTCGGAAAATTCGCCAGGTGCGGGAGACAGCAGCTGTTTATTTACATCAGATGCAGGGGTACCACTTGAAGGTGAGGTTTGACGTAGTTGCCGTGCTTTTGGATAAGTCTAACGTCTGCTGCTCCGTAGAGCACATCCAAAATGCGTTTTAG
- the sucD gene encoding succinate--CoA ligase subunit alpha yields the protein MSILIDKNTKVITQGITGATGLFHTKGALEYGTQMVGGVTPGKGGTTIDIELEGGSFKTLPIFNSVIEAKQATGATASVIYVPPAFAADSILEAVEADLDLVICITEGIPVLDMVKVKRYMKGKRTVLIGPNCPGVITPGECKIGIMPGYIHTPGHIGVVSRSGTLTYEAVHQLTTRGLGQSTAVGIGGDPVKGSEFIDILSRFNEDPDTHAVIMIGEIGGTAEEEAAEWVRDHMTKPVVGFIGGVTAPPGKRMGHAGAIISGGKGTAKEKIAKLEACGIRVAPTPAEMGSTLVEVLESQGILQACTTH from the coding sequence ATGAGTATATTGATTGATAAGAATACGAAGGTCATTACTCAAGGGATCACTGGTGCGACAGGGTTATTCCATACCAAGGGGGCTCTTGAATACGGAACGCAGATGGTTGGCGGCGTAACTCCCGGCAAGGGCGGAACAACGATTGACATTGAGCTTGAAGGCGGCAGCTTTAAGACGCTTCCTATTTTTAATTCGGTAATCGAAGCTAAGCAGGCAACGGGAGCAACGGCCAGTGTTATTTATGTCCCTCCAGCCTTCGCAGCCGATTCTATTCTGGAGGCCGTTGAAGCGGATCTCGACCTTGTCATCTGTATAACGGAAGGGATTCCTGTGCTCGATATGGTCAAAGTCAAACGGTATATGAAAGGAAAACGTACGGTGCTTATCGGTCCGAACTGTCCTGGTGTGATTACACCTGGCGAATGCAAAATCGGAATCATGCCCGGCTATATTCATACTCCCGGCCATATTGGCGTAGTCTCTCGAAGCGGAACGCTTACTTATGAAGCTGTTCATCAGCTGACCACCAGGGGGCTAGGTCAATCTACTGCCGTGGGAATCGGCGGTGATCCAGTGAAGGGATCTGAATTCATTGATATATTGTCACGCTTTAACGAAGATCCGGATACGCATGCTGTGATTATGATTGGGGAAATTGGCGGAACAGCAGAAGAAGAAGCTGCTGAATGGGTAAGAGATCATATGACTAAACCTGTCGTTGGCTTTATTGGTGGCGTTACTGCTCCTCCGGGGAAAAGAATGGGGCATGCGGGAGCTATTATTTCCGGCGGTAAGGGCACGGCCAAGGAGAAGATTGCCAAGCTGGAAGCTTGCGGTATTAGGGTAGCCCCAACACCGGCAGAGATGGGTTCAACATTGGTTGAAGTGCTTGAGTCACAGGGCATTCTTCAAGCCTGCACGACACATTAG